The proteins below are encoded in one region of Campylobacter helveticus:
- a CDS encoding response regulator transcription factor, whose amino-acid sequence MTNILMIEDDLELAEITAEYLEQFDMKVDIAHEPYIGLSKLALKEYQLIILDLSLPGIDGLEVCEEIRKKYDTPIIISSARHDISDKVNALELGADDYLPKPYNPKELQARIKSHLRRICHTKNAIAKSVKDLVYDQYKHIITMRGEELTLTNAEFDILSYLIKKEGGVVSREELVYNCSSISEDSSNKSIDVIISRIRQKMGDDPKTPKYIHSIRGIGYKLTQ is encoded by the coding sequence ATGACTAATATTCTTATGATAGAAGATGATTTAGAATTAGCTGAAATCACGGCGGAGTATTTGGAACAATTTGATATGAAAGTCGATATAGCTCACGAGCCTTATATAGGACTTTCAAAACTTGCTTTAAAAGAATATCAGCTTATCATACTTGATTTATCATTGCCGGGGATTGACGGACTTGAAGTGTGCGAGGAAATTCGTAAAAAATATGACACGCCTATTATTATTTCAAGTGCCAGACACGATATTAGCGATAAAGTTAATGCTTTGGAGCTTGGGGCAGATGATTATTTGCCTAAGCCTTATAATCCAAAAGAACTTCAAGCTCGCATTAAGAGCCATTTAAGACGCATTTGTCATACAAAAAATGCAATCGCAAAAAGCGTAAAAGACTTGGTTTATGACCAATATAAGCATATCATTACGATGAGGGGCGAGGAACTCACACTCACAAATGCGGAATTTGATATTTTAAGTTATTTGATAAAAAAAGAGGGCGGAGTGGTAAGTCGCGAGGAGCTTGTATATAATTGCTCTAGCATTAGCGAGGATAGTTCTAATAAAAGCATTGATGTTATCATTTCTCGCATACGCCAAAAAATGGGAGATGACCCTAAAACGCCTAAATATATCCACTCTATACGCGGTATAGGCTATAAACTTACACAATGA
- a CDS encoding ArsS family sensor histidine kinase — MNRSSIFYTITFIFLFAGVSVTLGFLWLMAYDQQNYTRELNAKYSLIANVKLLQLNGMINEKEFEEQTKNYNQMIKIDDVKELQAITKQGEILEKVAVDKGRVEIISYKDEIYLNIVYNEEIYLYRDQEYQTYRYFIIKAIGAAVFVVLILLYFFILRKLKPLRTLKKQIDKFAQGKLNEIEDVSTGNDEISQVAEAFHRAILQIIKLNQSRQFFLRNIMHELKTPITKGLITLEMLEDDKYKERLEGIFNRLEILINEFAAIEQITSGAAFINRKKYNILDILDEAKEISMRDENNIRVFMGESFFVNVDFKLFTTAIKNMIDNGIKHSLDGFVQIDIMEDYICFKNRGNELNNTLEYYMQAFTQGSKQKSSFGLGLYIVNTILESHNMKLDYAYEDGINLFYFRGLKRIVLSDA; from the coding sequence ATGAACCGCTCATCTATCTTTTATACTATAACTTTCATTTTTCTTTTTGCCGGAGTTAGTGTAACTCTTGGCTTTTTATGGCTTATGGCTTATGACCAGCAAAATTACACAAGAGAGCTTAATGCTAAATACTCCCTCATTGCTAATGTTAAGCTTTTACAACTTAATGGAATGATTAATGAAAAGGAATTTGAAGAGCAAACTAAAAATTACAATCAAATGATAAAGATTGATGATGTAAAAGAGCTTCAAGCTATCACAAAACAGGGAGAAATTTTAGAAAAGGTTGCGGTGGATAAGGGCAGGGTGGAAATCATCTCATATAAAGATGAAATTTATCTTAACATCGTCTATAATGAAGAAATTTATCTTTATAGGGACCAAGAGTATCAAACTTATCGTTATTTTATTATTAAAGCCATAGGAGCGGCTGTTTTCGTTGTGCTTATTTTGCTTTATTTTTTTATATTAAGAAAATTAAAACCTTTACGAACCTTAAAGAAGCAAATCGATAAATTTGCACAAGGTAAGCTTAATGAAATCGAAGATGTAAGCACGGGAAATGATGAAATTTCACAAGTTGCTGAAGCTTTTCACCGGGCTATTTTGCAAATTATCAAACTCAATCAATCCCGCCAGTTTTTTTTAAGAAATATAATGCACGAGCTTAAAACTCCCATCACAAAAGGACTTATCACACTTGAAATGCTTGAAGATGATAAGTATAAAGAAAGACTTGAGGGGATATTTAACCGCCTTGAAATTTTGATTAACGAATTTGCGGCGATTGAGCAAATTACTTCAGGGGCAGCTTTCATTAATCGCAAGAAATATAATATCTTAGATATCTTAGACGAAGCGAAAGAAATTTCTATGCGTGATGAGAACAATATACGCGTTTTTATGGGGGAAAGCTTTTTTGTCAATGTTGATTTTAAACTTTTCACTACGGCAATTAAAAATATGATAGATAATGGCATTAAGCATTCTCTTGATGGTTTCGTGCAAATTGACATTATGGAAGATTATATTTGCTTTAAAAATAGGGGAAATGAGCTAAATAATACTTTAGAATACTACATGCAAGCTTTTACGCAAGGCTCAAAGCAAAAGTCAAGCTTTGGACTTGGTTTATACATTGTCAATACCATACTTGAAAGTCATAATATGAAGCTTGATTATGCCTATGAGGATGGGATTAATTTGTTTTATTTTAGGGGCTTAAAGAGGATAGTATTAAGCGATGCTTGA
- a CDS encoding agmatine deiminase family protein — protein MINSIAEWSEQECLMLALPHKNTDWKPYLSEIIEAYKDFVKCASRFEKLLLIAPNDEDFAPFKEFKNVEFFKCETNDTWIRDFGAIDVLENGKLKSLNFTFNAWGDKFQSALDNALNDKIFKEKFQTKLEKCDFILEGGSIEFNGVGVMLTSSYCLLNSNRNKDLNKEKIEEKLKDYFGLKKIIWLENGFIKGDDTDRHIDTLARFIDENTIAYCICEDEKDEHYLPLKAMEEELMKTGFKLVPLPIPKPLFYEGRRLGATYANFVFVNNALIVPFYGDENDEIVRERLQNHIKNREVVGVDARVFLRQNGSLHCSCQNRFKGKRWI, from the coding sequence ATGATAAATTCAATCGCTGAGTGGAGTGAGCAAGAATGCCTTATGCTTGCTCTACCGCATAAAAATACGGACTGGAAGCCTTATTTAAGTGAGATTATCGAGGCTTATAAAGACTTTGTAAAGTGTGCAAGTCGGTTTGAAAAACTTTTATTAATTGCACCAAATGATGAGGATTTTGCCCCTTTTAAAGAATTTAAAAATGTAGAATTTTTTAAATGTGAAACAAATGATACTTGGATAAGGGATTTTGGAGCGATTGATGTGCTAGAAAATGGGAAATTAAAATCTCTTAATTTTACTTTTAATGCTTGGGGGGACAAATTTCAAAGTGCTTTAGATAATGCGTTAAATGACAAGATTTTTAAAGAAAAATTCCAAACTAAACTTGAAAAATGCGATTTTATCTTAGAGGGCGGTAGTATTGAATTTAACGGCGTTGGAGTAATGCTTACAAGCTCTTATTGTTTATTAAATTCTAATCGCAACAAAGACTTAAACAAGGAAAAAATTGAAGAAAAACTTAAGGACTATTTTGGACTTAAAAAAATCATCTGGCTTGAAAATGGCTTTATTAAGGGTGATGATACAGATAGACACATTGACACTTTGGCGCGTTTTATCGATGAAAATACCATAGCTTACTGCATTTGTGAAGACGAAAAAGATGAGCATTATTTGCCCTTAAAAGCTATGGAGGAAGAGCTTATGAAAACAGGATTTAAGCTTGTCCCTCTTCCTATTCCAAAGCCTTTATTTTATGAGGGTCGAAGACTTGGGGCAACTTATGCAAATTTTGTTTTTGTTAATAATGCTCTTATTGTGCCTTTTTATGGTGATGAAAACGATGAAATAGTGCGTGAGAGACTACAAAATCACATTAAAAATCGTGAGGTTGTCGGCGTGGATGCAAGGGTTTTTTTAAGACAAAATGGCTCTTTGCATTGCTCTTGTCAAAATCGCTTTAAAGGAAAAAGATGGATTTAG
- a CDS encoding cation diffusion facilitator family transporter, which produces MDLAKQATIIATCCAFFLALVKFVVGILSGSVAVLSSAIDSMMDFAISAFNFLALKKSSQKPNEHYNFGFSKIEALMGFLEGCFIVAVGIFIFYQSVMKIYHKEVVSDLNSGMAVMIFALIVTSLLVLYLSFVAKKTKSLIVESDCLHYKSDFLSNFFTLVALVLIYFTNLHIIDAIFGIIVSFYTSFSASKIIKKALAFLMDEALDEEILEKIKLLIDNHKEVVSFHNLKTRKTPSTNYISVHLVFCPIISLLNAHKISDEIEQAIREISQEQKWEIHIHLDPYDDQDEEGQRI; this is translated from the coding sequence ATGGATTTAGCTAAACAAGCGACAATAATAGCCACTTGTTGCGCCTTTTTTTTGGCACTTGTTAAATTTGTCGTGGGGATTTTAAGCGGTTCTGTGGCTGTGCTTTCGAGTGCGATTGATTCGATGATGGATTTTGCCATTTCTGCATTTAATTTTTTAGCGCTTAAGAAATCTTCGCAAAAACCAAACGAACATTATAATTTCGGCTTTTCCAAGATAGAAGCTTTAATGGGATTTTTGGAGGGTTGTTTTATAGTCGCTGTGGGAATTTTCATTTTTTATCAAAGCGTGATGAAAATTTATCATAAGGAAGTTGTGAGTGATTTAAATTCGGGTATGGCTGTGATGATTTTCGCTTTGATTGTAACTTCTTTACTTGTGCTTTACCTGTCTTTTGTGGCAAAAAAAACAAAAAGTTTGATAGTGGAAAGCGATTGTTTGCATTATAAGAGCGATTTTTTGAGTAATTTTTTCACTCTAGTTGCCTTAGTTTTAATTTATTTTACAAATTTACATATCATTGATGCTATTTTTGGCATTATTGTGAGTTTTTACACAAGTTTTAGTGCGAGCAAGATTATCAAAAAAGCCTTAGCTTTCTTGATGGACGAGGCTTTAGATGAGGAAATTTTAGAAAAAATTAAGCTCTTAATTGACAATCATAAAGAAGTCGTTTCTTTTCACAATCTTAAAACAAGAAAAACACCAAGTACAAACTACATTAGTGTTCATTTGGTTTTTTGTCCCATAATTTCACTTTTAAACGCCCATAAAATTTCCGATGAAATAGAACAGGCTATAAGAGAAATTTCACAGGAACAAAAATGGGAAATTCACATTCATCTTGACCCTTATGATGACCAAGATGAAGAAGGGCAGAGGATATGA
- a CDS encoding N-carbamoylputrescine amidohydrolase, translating to MKIALIQQKFHENKEKTIKKTCDLITKARKEGAKLVCLGELHQSEYFCQSENVANFDLAKDYENDVKFWAQVAKKNEVVLIASLFEKRSAGLYHNTAVVFEKDGSIAGKYRKMHIPDDPCFYEKFYFTPGDLGFEPIDTSVGRLGVLICWDQWYPEAARIMALKGAEILIYPTAIGWFDEDEKVEKERQLNAWLGIQKAHAIANGLYVVAVNRVGFEEDKSRAQKGIRFWGNSFVYGPQGEEIFKADSKSELCVCVELDKKRSEDVRRWWPFLRDRRIEFFKDLEKRYID from the coding sequence ATGAAAATCGCATTAATTCAGCAAAAATTCCACGAAAATAAAGAAAAAACGATAAAAAAAACTTGTGATTTAATCACTAAAGCACGAAAAGAAGGCGCGAAGCTTGTGTGCTTGGGAGAACTTCATCAAAGTGAGTATTTTTGTCAAAGTGAAAATGTAGCAAATTTCGACTTGGCAAAAGATTATGAAAACGATGTGAAATTTTGGGCGCAAGTGGCAAAGAAAAATGAAGTGGTTTTAATTGCTTCATTATTTGAAAAACGCAGTGCGGGGCTTTATCACAACACAGCCGTGGTTTTTGAAAAAGACGGAAGCATAGCTGGTAAATACCGAAAAATGCACATTCCAGATGACCCTTGTTTTTATGAGAAATTTTATTTTACTCCCGGAGATTTAGGCTTTGAGCCTATTGATACGAGCGTGGGAAGGCTTGGGGTGCTGATTTGCTGGGACCAGTGGTATCCTGAGGCAGCTAGGATTATGGCTTTAAAGGGGGCAGAAATTTTAATTTATCCTACGGCTATAGGGTGGTTTGATGAAGACGAAAAGGTAGAAAAAGAAAGGCAGCTTAATGCTTGGCTTGGAATTCAAAAGGCTCACGCCATAGCGAATGGACTTTATGTCGTGGCGGTTAATCGCGTGGGTTTTGAGGAGGATAAAAGTAGAGCGCAAAAGGGGATAAGATTTTGGGGAAATTCCTTTGTGTATGGTCCTCAAGGCGAAGAAATTTTTAAAGCCGATTCTAAAAGTGAGCTTTGTGTTTGTGTGGAGCTAGATAAAAAAAGAAGTGAAGATGTGCGTAGATGGTGGCCATTTTTAAGAGATAGAAGGATAGAATTTTTTAAAGATTTAGAAAAAAGATATATTGATTAA
- the flgB gene encoding flagellar basal body rod protein FlgB has product MITPFKSKELVTSALAGRNLRNQLINSNLANVDTPFYKARDVEFETALVRRANEIFKKDNGQELELAQTSEKHQEPWKFPDPSKSTIYLRDGHLARNDANTVDLDVETTEMSKNTVMITALDGVLRRQSNIFSSIVDASSKLS; this is encoded by the coding sequence ATGATAACTCCATTTAAATCAAAAGAGCTTGTAACAAGTGCTTTAGCGGGTAGAAATTTGAGAAATCAACTTATCAATTCAAACCTTGCAAATGTGGATACTCCTTTTTATAAAGCAAGAGATGTGGAATTTGAAACCGCTTTAGTGCGTAGAGCAAATGAAATTTTTAAAAAAGATAATGGACAAGAACTTGAGTTAGCTCAAACAAGTGAGAAGCATCAAGAGCCTTGGAAATTTCCAGACCCTAGTAAATCAACCATTTATCTAAGGGACGGACACTTGGCTAGAAATGACGCCAACACTGTGGATTTAGATGTTGAAACGACTGAAATGAGTAAAAACACGGTGATGATTACTGCTCTTGATGGGGTTTTAAGAAGACAGAGTAATATTTTTAGCTCCATTGTTGATGCGAGTTCTAAATTAAGTTAA
- the flgC gene encoding flagellar basal body rod protein FlgC, producing the protein MAYLSDFDISGYGLSAQRFRMNVISSNIANAQTTRTAEGGPYRRREVIFKANDFNALLNKQINENNNFLKYENPLNDPSSPEEAKPAIMSVVVDKVVRDDKDFRMKYDPSHPDANAEGYVAFPNVNPVIEMADLIEATRAYQANVSAFTSAKTIAQSAIDILKG; encoded by the coding sequence ATGGCATACTTGAGTGATTTTGATATTAGCGGTTATGGCTTAAGCGCTCAACGCTTTAGAATGAATGTTATAAGTTCAAACATTGCGAACGCTCAAACAACACGCACGGCAGAGGGTGGACCTTACCGCAGAAGAGAAGTTATTTTTAAAGCAAATGATTTTAATGCGCTTTTAAATAAGCAAATCAATGAAAATAACAATTTCTTAAAATATGAAAATCCTCTAAATGACCCAAGCTCACCTGAAGAAGCTAAGCCGGCAATTATGAGCGTGGTTGTAGATAAGGTTGTGCGTGATGATAAGGACTTTCGTATGAAATACGACCCAAGTCATCCCGATGCAAATGCTGAGGGTTATGTGGCTTTTCCAAATGTAAATCCTGTCATTGAAATGGCGGATTTGATAGAGGCAACAAGAGCTTATCAGGCAAATGTAAGCGCCTTTACAAGTGCAAAGACCATAGCACAAAGTGCGATTGATATTTTAAAAGGATAA
- the fliE gene encoding flagellar hook-basal body complex protein FliE, translated as MNSINELRFNTLANKANNNAQDKNIGDEFAKMLKNEIEDLNTTQEKGEAAMTDIATGQVKDLHQAAIAITKAESSMKFMLEVRNKAINAYKEITRTQI; from the coding sequence ATGAATAGTATAAATGAGCTTAGATTTAACACTTTGGCAAATAAAGCAAATAACAATGCTCAAGATAAAAATATAGGTGATGAATTTGCTAAAATGCTTAAAAATGAAATTGAGGATTTAAATACCACTCAAGAGAAGGGCGAGGCGGCGATGACGGATATTGCCACAGGGCAGGTAAAAGACTTGCACCAAGCTGCTATCGCTATAACAAAAGCGGAAAGCAGTATGAAATTTATGCTTGAGGTAAGAAATAAAGCAATCAATGCCTATAAAGAAATCACAAGAACCCAAATTTAA
- a CDS encoding peptidoglycan D,D-transpeptidase FtsI family protein, whose product MQEYKKNRVSKVAFAYCMALLFMIIFLSSTFFLTSKRYIPNTEKNQYSLALRGSIITKDNFTIASSREIYRAEIDLRSLKKDRMELFLKLFQIYSGFDDEEMAEIKKRMQTRKKRNYNFILASDLNSKQASYLKDLAKKLYIQGFFKAFTNNNGRVETRGLSIIEHREDRNYISMSALTPAIGYTRVILDKENNILRNIGVKGLEKYYERCLTPLQDEKIQGLKDVGGNIILNLNSIQQRKINGCDLYLNISLKLQKNIEKAIDQRNADLKANEIIVGVMESKTGKILALASSRRYDPQNRGKDLSVLNASAIEYGYEAGSVIKPFIFTTALRLGKLRVDEVIKTYGGQYKLGRFTISDDHKKDKMSMEEVITLSSNVGMIQIAKRMSNLEVITGLKIFKFGEKSGVDLPYEQSGDLPNPNRLREIEKSVLSYGYGLKTTFMQLLAAYNVFNNDGIYITPRLAEKFYQNAKWTMLDDEVKQEKILSSKAANEMKQILINVIEKGTGRRARTEGVIIGGKTGTARIAERKGYTSNRYNSSFFGFANDATNAYTIGVLVRNPTKPYSYYAAQSALPMFKDIVDILINENFLSPIPQQEVQK is encoded by the coding sequence ATGCAAGAGTATAAGAAAAATAGGGTTTCAAAAGTCGCCTTTGCATATTGTATGGCACTTTTGTTTATGATTATTTTTTTAAGCTCAACCTTTTTTTTAACTTCAAAGCGCTACATTCCAAATACAGAAAAAAATCAATACAGCCTCGCTTTACGAGGCTCTATCATCACAAAAGATAATTTTACTATAGCAAGTTCTCGTGAAATTTATAGAGCCGAGATTGATTTAAGAAGTCTTAAAAAAGATAGAATGGAACTTTTTTTAAAGCTTTTTCAAATTTATAGTGGTTTTGATGATGAAGAAATGGCAGAAATTAAAAAGCGTATGCAAACGCGAAAAAAGAGAAATTATAATTTCATATTAGCTTCAGATTTAAATTCTAAACAGGCGAGTTATCTTAAAGATTTAGCGAAAAAGCTTTATATACAAGGCTTTTTTAAAGCTTTTACAAATAATAATGGACGCGTGGAGACAAGAGGACTTAGCATTATAGAGCATAGAGAAGATAGAAATTATATTTCTATGAGTGCTTTAACTCCAGCCATAGGTTATACGCGTGTGATTTTGGATAAAGAAAATAATATCTTAAGAAACATTGGTGTTAAAGGCTTGGAGAAATATTATGAACGATGTTTGACGCCTTTGCAAGATGAAAAAATTCAAGGACTTAAAGATGTGGGTGGAAATATCATTTTAAATTTAAATTCTATCCAGCAAAGAAAAATTAATGGTTGTGATTTGTATCTTAATATTTCTTTAAAGCTTCAAAAAAATATAGAAAAAGCCATAGACCAGCGAAATGCCGATTTAAAGGCAAATGAAATTATAGTCGGTGTTATGGAAAGCAAAACGGGTAAAATTTTAGCTTTGGCAAGTTCGAGGCGTTACGACCCGCAAAATCGAGGCAAGGATTTATCCGTGCTAAATGCAAGTGCTATCGAGTATGGCTATGAGGCAGGTTCTGTTATAAAGCCTTTTATTTTTACGACAGCCTTAAGGCTTGGTAAGCTTAGAGTTGATGAAGTGATTAAGACTTATGGGGGGCAGTATAAACTTGGGCGTTTTACCATTAGTGATGACCACAAAAAAGATAAGATGAGTATGGAGGAGGTTATCACACTTTCTTCAAATGTCGGTATGATACAAATCGCTAAAAGAATGAGCAATTTAGAAGTCATCACAGGACTTAAAATTTTTAAATTTGGAGAGAAAAGTGGGGTGGATTTGCCTTATGAGCAAAGTGGCGATTTGCCTAATCCTAATCGTTTGAGGGAGATAGAAAAGTCTGTTTTGAGTTATGGTTATGGGCTAAAAACGACTTTTATGCAGCTTTTAGCGGCTTATAATGTCTTTAATAATGACGGAATTTATATCACCCCGCGTTTAGCAGAAAAATTTTATCAAAATGCTAAATGGACAATGCTAGATGATGAAGTTAAACAAGAAAAAATTCTTTCAAGCAAAGCGGCTAATGAAATGAAACAAATTCTTATCAATGTGATAGAGAAAGGCACGGGAAGAAGAGCTAGAACGGAGGGGGTTATCATAGGCGGTAAAACGGGAACGGCTAGGATAGCTGAGAGAAAAGGCTATACGAGTAATCGCTACAATTCTTCATTTTTTGGCTTTGCAAATGATGCGACAAATGCTTACACCATAGGCGTTTTAGTGAGAAACCCAACTAAGCCTTATAGTTACTATGCTGCACAAAGTGCTTTGCCTATGTTTAAGGACATCGTAGATATTTTAATCAATGAAAATTTCTTAAGCCCCATACCGCAACAGGAGGTTCAAAAATGA
- a CDS encoding NUDIX domain-containing protein, with translation MKFKNLKELPFTPSIYIKPKRFAYESKGKNYTWDFIEAKDSVSVLLYHKSLESFIFVRQFRIPLWYHQTHDENYKENANMGYTIELCSGLVDKNLSLEEIAKEECVEELGFLPKKLEKIGDYYTGFGSGVSKQSFYFAVVDEEDKIAQGGGVDGEQIEAIYVKVVEFEEFIKKQIRTPLLDFAYLWFMKNHFKTR, from the coding sequence ATGAAATTTAAAAATTTAAAAGAATTGCCATTTACCCCTTCTATCTACATCAAACCTAAGCGTTTTGCTTATGAAAGTAAGGGTAAAAATTATACTTGGGATTTTATCGAGGCAAAAGATAGCGTTTCGGTGCTTTTGTATCATAAAAGTTTAGAAAGTTTTATTTTTGTGAGGCAGTTTAGAATCCCCCTTTGGTATCATCAAACACACGATGAAAATTATAAAGAAAATGCAAATATGGGTTATACCATAGAGCTTTGCTCAGGACTTGTGGATAAAAATTTGAGCTTAGAAGAGATAGCAAAAGAAGAGTGTGTAGAAGAGCTTGGCTTTTTGCCAAAAAAGCTTGAAAAAATTGGCGATTATTACACAGGTTTTGGCTCTGGGGTAAGTAAGCAAAGCTTTTATTTTGCTGTGGTTGATGAGGAAGATAAAATCGCACAAGGTGGGGGCGTTGATGGGGAGCAAATTGAAGCCATTTATGTAAAAGTGGTGGAATTTGAGGAATTTATTAAAAAGCAAATTCGCACTCCATTGCTTGATTTTGCTTATCTTTGGTTTATGAAAAATCACTTCAAAACGCGTTGA
- a CDS encoding DNA polymerase III subunit delta has translation MYRRDLQKALENKSFSNFFLLYGADNFQTELYGNFIKQKYNAEENLKLYFEEYDFARACDFLALGSLFSSKKLLNLKCLKKPSAKELKALIALCKNNADNFFLLELYDEGSKQSELEKIFENYFARFFKISNPKEGIELLAIKAKELNVEITHNALIALFSSFDENLYLAASELNKFVGLRVDENTIKQYCYSLALVGFDEFFDKLLKMQNIREELEKILENFNEIALINSLSSSFYKLFKIAIYAKIYGKIDFKDLFGYTPPPQVGQNLSGQAFKLNLTQYKAIFNLLLKSEYEIKTNPKLSKKEFLLANLLELQRVLK, from the coding sequence ATGTATAGAAGAGACTTGCAAAAAGCTTTAGAAAATAAGAGCTTTTCTAATTTTTTCTTGCTTTATGGTGCAGATAATTTTCAAACCGAGCTTTATGGAAATTTTATTAAACAAAAATACAACGCAGAAGAAAATTTAAAGCTTTATTTTGAAGAATACGATTTTGCTAGGGCGTGCGATTTTCTAGCACTTGGCTCACTTTTTAGCTCCAAAAAGCTCTTAAATTTAAAATGCTTAAAAAAACCAAGCGCAAAGGAATTAAAAGCTTTAATCGCACTTTGCAAAAATAATGCGGATAATTTTTTTCTACTAGAGCTTTATGATGAGGGTTCGAAACAAAGTGAGCTAGAAAAAATTTTTGAAAATTACTTTGCGAGATTTTTTAAAATTTCAAATCCTAAAGAGGGAATTGAGCTTTTAGCCATAAAAGCTAAGGAATTAAATGTAGAAATCACCCACAACGCTCTTATCGCACTTTTTTCTAGCTTTGATGAAAATCTTTATCTAGCTGCTAGTGAGCTTAATAAATTTGTTGGCTTAAGGGTCGATGAAAATACCATTAAGCAGTATTGTTACAGCCTTGCTTTAGTGGGATTTGATGAATTTTTTGACAAGCTTTTAAAAATGCAAAATATAAGAGAAGAGCTAGAAAAAATTTTAGAAAATTTTAACGAAATCGCCCTTATCAACTCTCTTTCAAGTTCATTTTATAAACTTTTCAAAATAGCCATTTACGCTAAAATTTATGGGAAAATTGATTTTAAGGATTTATTTGGCTATACGCCTCCGCCTCAAGTAGGGCAAAATTTAAGCGGACAAGCTTTTAAGCTTAATTTGACGCAATATAAAGCAATTTTTAATCTTCTTCTTAAAAGCGAGTATGAAATCAAAACAAACCCAAAACTCAGCAAAAAAGAATTTTTACTCGCAAATTTGCTTGAACTTCAACGCGTTTTGAAGTGA